The Paraburkholderia hospita DNA segment AGAGCACCGACGCCTGGCCGGCCGCAACGGGCACCATCGCCATCACCGCGCCGACCACGAGCAGGATGAACCCGGCCCACGCCCACTTCAGGCCGACGAGCACCTGTTGCAGCGCCAGTTCGACGATCGCATAGCCGAAGCCCATTGCGACGAGCGTGGGCAGTACGTAGGCCATGACTGTGCCGTGCGCCGTCACCGAGCGGTAGTACAGCTCCGGGTCACCGATCCACGGATGCAGCGGACTGCGCACGAGCATCTGCCATGCGCCCAGCAGCAGCGCGATTCCGAACGCGATGAACGCGAGCCAGAAATGCGCGAGAACGAGTCGCTTAGCGTGAAACACAGCTGAGCCTCCGATGTTGTTTTGCCTGTTCGAAGAAGGCAGCCTTGTCGATCACCTTCACGTGCGCCCACATCGTCTGATGGCCAAAGCCGCAGAACTCGTGGCAGGGCATCAGGTGATCGGCGGGTTTGTCGAAGGAGGAGGAAAACGTCGCGACGTAGCCGGGCACGACCATCGAGTTGATGTTCGTGTCCGTGACGAGCAGGCCGTGCACGACGTCGGCGCTCGTCGTGCGGAAGGTGACGTCGGTGCCGGCGGGCACCAGCAGGCACTGCGGCGTGAACGAGTATTGCTGCGCGATGAAGCGCACAACGACGGTCCCGTCGGGATCGACGCCCGTGCCAAGATTGCTTTCGACGAACTCACCCGACATCTGCAGCCGCGACGGGTCAACGGTTTCGACGCGCGATGGCGGCATCATGGCCTGGTGCAGCCCGGAGTACACGACGACCACGAGCATGAACAGAACGATCGCGATGACGAAGTAGGCCCAGCGCTTTTCGGAGCGCTCGGCGACGCCATGGCCGTTATCCGGGGAATGGGAAGGTTGGGTCGACATGATCAGTGAATGACGCCGCGCGGCAGAAACACGAAAAAGTAGAAGCCGATCCAGATCGCCAGCACCACCACGGCCGCGACGCCCGCGACCGCGATCGCGCCGTGCGGACCTTGCGCGACGATGCGTTCGACTTCGTCGTCCGAAGCGTTGCCGTAGTGGTCGCCGGAGTGATCGTTAGGGTCCATCTGTCATATCTCCGAGGACAGGGTTCATGCAAATGATGTGGGCTAGTGCAGCGGCGCCTTGCGCAGTTCGTTGACCTGCTTCGCCGTCACGGGCAAACCGTGGTTGCCCCACGCAGTGCGGATGTACGTGACGACGGCGGCGAGATCGTTGTCGTTCAGTTCCTGCGCAAAGGGCGGCATGCCATACGGCTCGGGATTGCGCCGCGTGCCGGGCGGGAAGCCGCCGTTCAGCACGATGCGAATCGGGTTGACGGCCGAGTCCATTTCGATCGACTGATTGTGCGCCAGCGGCGGATAGTGCTGCAGATGGCCTTCGCCGTGCTCGCCATGACAGGTCGCGCACTTCTGCATGTAGATGCGCTGGCCGTTCTCGAACACGGCCGGCTTCACAGTCGCCGACGGGCCCGTCTTGCGGCCGGGATCGTTGTCGGGCAGCGTCTTCAGATAGACGGCCATTGCCTTCACGTCGTCGTCGGTCATGTATTGCAGGCTGTGATACGTGACTTCGGCCATCGGGCCGTAGACCGCCCCGCGATCCGAGATGCCCGCCTGCAACAGATCGACGATGTCCTTGATGCTCCAGTCACCGAGACCGCCGTCCTTGTCGGACGTGAGCGACGGCGCGTACCAGTTCTGCACCGGGATCAGGCCGCCCGCGAACTGCTCGCTCTTCGACGAGCCGCCGAGCAGATTGATCTTTGTGTGGCACATCGAACAGTGGCCGAGTCCTTCCACCAGATACGCGCCGCGATTCCATTCGACCGAACGGCTCGGGTTCGGCTGGTACTCGCCTTCGCGGAAATACAGCGAGCGCCAGCCGATCAGCAGCTCGCGCTGATTGAACGGGAAGCGCAGTTCCAGCTTGCGGCTCGGTTGATGCACGGGTTCCACTGACTGCAGATACGCGAAGATCGCGTTGGAGTCTTCGCGCGTGACTTTGGTGTAGGCCGCAATCGGCATCACGGGATAGATCAGCTTGCCGTCGGGACTTTTGCCCGTGCGCATCATCTTGAAGAACTCGTCGGCTGTCCATTTGCCGATGCCGTACTCCTTGTCGGAGCTGATGTTCGGCGTGAAGAACGTGCCGAACGGCGTCTCCATCGCGAGGCCGCCGCCAAACGTCTTGCCGCGCGGCGCCGTGTGGCAGGCGACGCAGTCGCCCGCGCGCGCAAGATACTCGCCGCGCTTGACGATCTCGGGGCGAGTGTCTGGGCCCGCAGGCGCCGTGGTTTCTGCTGCATGCGCGGTGGCGACGAGCGGCGAGCGCGGCGCGAGCGCGACGAGCGTGAACATGGCGCCCACGGCGAGCGACACGGTGATGCGGCGCGCGACACGCGCGGCGCGTGGCAGGCGATACACGGAGCTGATCGACAAGGAGCTAAAGGAGAGAGTCTTCATTCCGGTTGGCTCCCACATGCGAGCGGCAGCTTGCCGGGCAATCGCGGCACGGGACGCGGA contains these protein-coding regions:
- a CDS encoding cupredoxin domain-containing protein, with protein sequence MSTQPSHSPDNGHGVAERSEKRWAYFVIAIVLFMLVVVVYSGLHQAMMPPSRVETVDPSRLQMSGEFVESNLGTGVDPDGTVVVRFIAQQYSFTPQCLLVPAGTDVTFRTTSADVVHGLLVTDTNINSMVVPGYVATFSSSFDKPADHLMPCHEFCGFGHQTMWAHVKVIDKAAFFEQAKQHRRLSCVSR
- a CDS encoding c-type cytochrome, translating into MKTLSFSSLSISSVYRLPRAARVARRITVSLAVGAMFTLVALAPRSPLVATAHAAETTAPAGPDTRPEIVKRGEYLARAGDCVACHTAPRGKTFGGGLAMETPFGTFFTPNISSDKEYGIGKWTADEFFKMMRTGKSPDGKLIYPVMPIAAYTKVTREDSNAIFAYLQSVEPVHQPSRKLELRFPFNQRELLIGWRSLYFREGEYQPNPSRSVEWNRGAYLVEGLGHCSMCHTKINLLGGSSKSEQFAGGLIPVQNWYAPSLTSDKDGGLGDWSIKDIVDLLQAGISDRGAVYGPMAEVTYHSLQYMTDDDVKAMAVYLKTLPDNDPGRKTGPSATVKPAVFENGQRIYMQKCATCHGEHGEGHLQHYPPLAHNQSIEMDSAVNPIRIVLNGGFPPGTRRNPEPYGMPPFAQELNDNDLAAVVTYIRTAWGNHGLPVTAKQVNELRKAPLH